The following proteins come from a genomic window of Pseudomonas syringae:
- a CDS encoding RHS repeat-associated core domain-containing protein yields the protein MSDALWAARLGDGLEHSSMMADILGGVLEVAAYAAIGSLATMAVVAATGITVATGGLGACVLGAVVGVIVGLAMSRTGADRGLTDLCETIANGLFPPTVQATILTGSTNTLINSIPAARAAGAVPSQMNPLRSLDSEQEDAENEEAPHTGPNLMSVGKPEESGFLDMAKGFFSQLWQPTVAEPVPGAVPKPLDLVTCMKHPPMPPQFLAEGSEKVSINGQPAVRSGDRSTCEAKVVSSGMVSSNVTIGGDSVVVREIRSGKTPGVGLALTVLMMLKGGKGKFRANLPCMLLSAVNGYVVSQVTGALNNAMSGSPNPVHAATGAKVLGGEDELDFVLPGVLLIDWQRFYNSRDERQHSLLGAGWSVPYEISVQIEPHPDGGERLIYTDEQARRIDMGSIALGGAVFSPGEGLAVRRNDNGQLLIESDDGLYRLFEPTLADPARLRLSQLGDRNDNRIYLDYNAAGKLIGLRDTLDLVQVELTYSAQWPERVQHVERLFADQQREVLVSYDYDALGNLAEVRDALGQVQRRFAYDAGQRMAEHQLPTGMRCFYEWAQVDSVEWRVVRHWTDEGDSYTFDYDLRNGITRVIDGLQRISVRHWNAQQQITEYTDTLGNTWRFNWSDERQLLSATDPLGGQYQYSYDEAGNLSETLDPLGRRESVLWLELWSLPLVETDAAGNNWSYRYDQRGNCIAETDPLGQVTQYRYDERGQTIEIIDATGKHKTLEWNDLGQLIEHVDCSGYPTRFSYDRHGYLQVVTDALGERTRYEHDRQGRLLHCQLPDERIEQYLRDGSGQLIGYVDPAGHATRYQYDRLGRVRQRVDAAGRSVQFSYDAYGRLQALTNENAESYRFTWDAGDRLTQQQDLDGSGRRYTYDALDSVIRLEYTPAPFGNGLAVVPDEPVAPIVHALERDAAGRLIAKVTDDGRTAYLYNPVDQLTGVTFTSHAGEEQSLSFTYDALGQLLEEQSAAGSLKYRYDELGNLSQTQLPDGRWLNQLYYGSGHLHQINLDGQVISDFERDRLHREVLRTQGQIITRSEYDRSGRLRSRKRRLASQSPILPAAEQKHFDFDPADNLIGRLDQQPRGDHRQLLHYDATGRIIASQDNVQGQNETFAYDAAANLLDGPPKSAGLVVHNKLLTYQDKRYRYDAFGRMIEKRSGSQRVQRFIYDAEHQLIEVRNHGGARDTVVKMAYDPLGRRIAKTEHDEHGFPLGETRFTWDGMRLLQEKKHSQTSLYVYPDSGYEPLARIDGTGALQKVRYYHNDLNGLPEQLTENDGQTVWQARYRVWGNTVEEIREPYYIEEQNLRFQGQYLDRETGLHYNTFRFYDPDIGRFTTPDPIGLAGGLNLYQYAPNPIGWVDPWGWSPSSALDRSLGGVVGDNMQAQHVIPVQVWNRHEGFLNRIGMDGTRDKASNGLLMPDSEAKAKVIGRKVHHNGSHKDYSDLVDEKLKRISKRYSRKEISRAQARQHVESLQRSLRKKTVSGKIRTKSSTGRLC from the coding sequence TGCGCTCACTGGACAGCGAACAGGAAGACGCTGAAAACGAAGAAGCCCCGCACACCGGGCCGAACCTGATGAGTGTCGGCAAGCCGGAAGAGTCCGGCTTTCTGGACATGGCCAAGGGCTTTTTCTCGCAGCTCTGGCAGCCCACTGTCGCAGAACCGGTGCCCGGTGCGGTGCCCAAGCCGTTGGATCTGGTCACCTGCATGAAGCATCCGCCGATGCCACCGCAGTTTCTCGCGGAAGGCTCGGAAAAGGTCAGCATCAACGGCCAGCCCGCCGTGCGTAGCGGCGACCGCAGCACCTGCGAAGCCAAGGTGGTGTCGTCGGGAATGGTCTCATCCAACGTGACCATCGGCGGCGATTCGGTGGTGGTGCGGGAAATCCGCAGCGGTAAAACGCCTGGCGTCGGCCTGGCGCTGACCGTCCTGATGATGCTCAAGGGCGGCAAGGGTAAGTTTCGCGCCAACCTGCCCTGCATGCTGCTGTCTGCCGTGAACGGTTATGTCGTCAGCCAGGTCACCGGGGCGCTGAACAACGCCATGTCCGGTTCGCCCAATCCGGTGCATGCCGCCACGGGCGCCAAGGTGCTGGGTGGCGAGGACGAACTTGACTTCGTATTGCCGGGCGTTTTGCTCATCGACTGGCAGCGCTTTTACAACAGCCGCGATGAGCGCCAGCACAGTCTGCTGGGTGCAGGCTGGAGCGTACCCTATGAAATCAGCGTGCAGATTGAGCCACATCCTGATGGCGGCGAGCGGCTGATTTACACCGATGAACAGGCCCGACGCATCGACATGGGCAGCATCGCCCTGGGTGGAGCAGTCTTCAGCCCCGGCGAGGGGCTGGCGGTGCGTCGCAATGACAATGGCCAGCTGCTGATCGAGAGTGATGACGGGCTGTACCGGTTGTTCGAACCGACGCTCGCTGATCCCGCGCGGCTGCGCCTCAGCCAACTCGGCGACCGCAACGACAACCGGATTTACCTCGACTACAACGCCGCAGGAAAACTGATCGGTCTGCGCGACACGCTGGACCTTGTGCAGGTTGAACTGACCTACAGCGCGCAATGGCCTGAACGCGTACAGCACGTTGAGCGGCTGTTTGCCGATCAGCAACGTGAAGTATTGGTCAGCTACGATTACGACGCTCTCGGCAATCTGGCCGAAGTTCGCGATGCGCTCGGGCAGGTCCAGCGGCGCTTTGCGTATGACGCGGGCCAGCGCATGGCCGAGCATCAACTGCCCACCGGCATGCGCTGTTTCTATGAGTGGGCGCAGGTGGACAGCGTCGAGTGGCGCGTGGTCCGGCACTGGACCGACGAAGGCGACAGCTACACATTCGATTACGATTTGCGCAACGGCATCACCCGCGTCATCGACGGCCTGCAACGTATCAGTGTTCGCCACTGGAATGCGCAGCAACAGATCACCGAATACACCGACACGCTGGGCAACACCTGGCGCTTCAACTGGAGTGACGAGCGCCAGTTGCTGAGCGCAACCGATCCGTTGGGCGGGCAGTATCAGTACAGTTACGACGAAGCGGGCAATCTGAGCGAAACGCTTGACCCGCTCGGCCGTCGCGAGTCCGTTCTGTGGCTGGAGCTGTGGTCACTGCCGCTGGTGGAAACCGATGCGGCCGGCAACAACTGGAGCTACCGCTACGATCAGCGTGGCAATTGCATTGCCGAGACAGACCCGCTGGGTCAGGTGACGCAGTATCGCTATGACGAACGCGGCCAGACCATTGAGATCATTGATGCCACTGGCAAGCACAAGACCCTTGAATGGAACGACCTTGGGCAACTGATCGAACACGTTGACTGCTCGGGTTACCCGACACGTTTCAGTTACGACCGGCACGGTTATTTGCAGGTTGTGACCGATGCCCTCGGTGAACGCACGCGCTATGAGCATGATCGCCAGGGTCGTCTGCTGCACTGTCAGTTACCTGATGAGCGCATCGAACAATACCTGCGCGATGGCAGCGGACAGCTCATCGGCTACGTTGATCCCGCAGGGCATGCCACTCGCTATCAATACGACCGGCTGGGCCGGGTGCGTCAGCGCGTGGACGCCGCCGGGCGCTCGGTGCAGTTCAGCTACGATGCCTACGGCCGCCTGCAGGCCCTGACCAACGAGAACGCTGAAAGCTATCGTTTTACGTGGGACGCAGGCGACCGGTTGACGCAGCAGCAGGACCTGGACGGCAGCGGCCGGCGATATACCTACGACGCGCTGGACAGTGTCATACGACTGGAATACACCCCTGCTCCATTCGGCAACGGGCTGGCAGTGGTCCCTGACGAACCGGTCGCGCCGATCGTTCACGCGCTGGAGCGCGATGCAGCCGGACGCCTGATAGCCAAAGTCACCGACGACGGCAGGACGGCGTACCTGTACAACCCGGTTGATCAACTGACCGGTGTGACGTTCACAAGCCACGCTGGCGAGGAACAAAGCCTGAGCTTTACTTACGACGCGCTCGGCCAGTTGCTGGAAGAGCAGAGCGCGGCGGGCAGCCTGAAATACCGTTACGACGAACTGGGCAACCTGAGCCAGACGCAACTGCCTGACGGACGCTGGCTCAATCAGCTGTATTACGGCAGCGGGCATCTACACCAGATCAATCTGGACGGCCAGGTCATCAGTGATTTCGAGCGTGACCGCTTGCACCGCGAAGTGCTGCGCACCCAAGGTCAGATCATCACCCGCAGCGAATACGACCGCAGCGGCCGACTGCGCTCGCGTAAGCGCCGGCTCGCAAGCCAGTCACCGATCCTTCCGGCCGCGGAGCAGAAACACTTCGACTTCGACCCGGCAGACAACCTGATTGGCCGCCTCGACCAGCAGCCACGAGGTGACCATCGCCAGTTGCTGCACTACGACGCCACCGGCCGCATCATCGCCAGCCAGGACAACGTTCAGGGCCAGAACGAAACCTTCGCTTACGACGCCGCCGCCAACCTCCTCGACGGCCCGCCGAAAAGCGCGGGGCTGGTGGTGCATAACAAGCTGCTGACTTATCAGGACAAACGCTACCGCTACGACGCCTTCGGCCGAATGATCGAAAAACGCAGCGGCAGCCAGCGCGTCCAGCGCTTTATCTACGACGCGGAACACCAGTTGATCGAAGTGCGCAACCACGGCGGCGCGCGCGACACCGTAGTGAAGATGGCCTACGACCCGCTAGGGCGGCGGATTGCCAAGACCGAGCACGACGAGCACGGCTTTCCGCTCGGCGAAACCCGCTTCACCTGGGACGGCATGCGCCTGCTGCAAGAAAAGAAGCACAGTCAGACCAGCCTGTACGTGTACCCCGACAGCGGCTACGAGCCTCTGGCCCGCATCGATGGCACGGGCGCACTGCAAAAGGTCCGCTACTACCACAACGACCTCAACGGCCTGCCCGAACAACTGACCGAAAACGACGGCCAGACCGTCTGGCAAGCGCGCTACCGGGTCTGGGGCAACACCGTCGAAGAAATCCGCGAGCCCTACTACATCGAAGAACAGAACCTGAGATTCCAGGGCCAGTACCTCGATCGCGAAACAGGGCTGCACTACAATACGTTCCGGTTTTATGATCCGGATATTGGCCGGTTTACCACGCCGGACCCGATTGGGTTGGCGGGTGGGTTGAATCTTTATCAGTACGCGCCGAATCCGATTGGGTGGGTGGATCCGTGGGGGTGGAGTCCGAGCTCTGCGCTGGATAGATCGTTAGGTGGGGTTGTAGGAGATAACATGCAGGCACAGCATGTTATTCCGGTACAAGTATGGAATCGTCACGAAGGATTCCTTAACAGGATTGGAATGGACGGCACACGGGACAAGGCCAGCAACGGTCTGCTCATGCCTGACAGTGAAGCTAAAGCAAAAGTTATCGGAAGAAAGGTCCACCACAACGGATCGCACAAAGACTATTCCGACCTTGTCGATGAGAAGTTAAAAAGAATTTCCAAACGTTACTCTCGAAAAGAAATATCTCGGGCGCAAGCTAGGCAGCATGTTGAATCACTTCAACGCAGCCTTCGCAAGAAAACTGTATCAGGAAAGATACGAACAAAATCAAGTACTGGTCGACTTTGCTAA
- a CDS encoding Imm43 family immunity protein: MHYTLAYRKDKNCPIFIDGVIHEAFSTGAYNRGMSQDWHYADPGEPKAKLPESLVLITKDKRYEFDLRTSFEGHIVSERFWSALKTLNIGSWEVAKLDIVSPKGVPMEQGGYYFIRQQMSELVSAGVIDLDKSSITYRKTGEIKSIESLILTSEATLDFFEIDETTLLDIVFLSPAAAELVNQLNLKGVEIVSTEKLGAIKPA; this comes from the coding sequence ATGCATTACACACTTGCTTACAGGAAAGACAAAAATTGTCCAATCTTTATCGACGGTGTTATTCACGAGGCCTTCTCTACCGGAGCGTACAACCGAGGAATGAGTCAGGACTGGCATTATGCAGATCCTGGAGAGCCTAAAGCAAAACTGCCAGAAAGCTTAGTTTTGATCACTAAAGACAAGCGATATGAATTCGACCTACGTACTAGTTTCGAAGGCCACATTGTGAGTGAGCGCTTTTGGTCTGCGTTAAAAACACTGAACATTGGCAGTTGGGAGGTCGCAAAACTTGATATCGTGTCTCCCAAAGGAGTGCCTATGGAGCAAGGAGGATATTACTTTATTCGCCAACAGATGTCAGAACTAGTATCCGCCGGCGTTATCGACTTGGACAAGTCATCCATTACATATAGGAAGACAGGAGAAATCAAAAGTATCGAAAGTCTTATTCTTACAAGCGAAGCCACGTTAGACTTTTTTGAAATTGACGAAACGACGTTACTGGATATAGTCTTCCTATCCCCAGCCGCGGCCGAACTCGTCAACCAATTAAATTTAAAGGGCGTAGAGATTGTAAGCACTGAGAAACTAGGCGCCATAAAGCCAGCTTGA
- a CDS encoding YdgA family protein, translating into MNKSAGIAVGVIVVAGALITAGAWYTGNQLEGALNDSISNANQQLAKSFKGSETSVTLKLVSLDKHFFSSTAHYSVDIQNLADSTQNSQFLLVDQIEHGPVPLSRLKTLNLLPVMALSNFQLEKSPSSEKWFAMSKDVTPLKGQASIGYDRATKGWLQMAPLEMTDVDGTFKFSGLELKTELSADAEKYSAVGDMDSLQLNVASPDGPVNIEIKGMTFDTGGTKGKSSFYLGHTNLKAQGFNFQVVGKPQVQIKDLSAVNLTQEDAGNLAAQVSYDAGMIAYGGKDVGAAHMGFKIANFDAAASQALGQFYQDKILPQQQAAAAQEQPFRLELSPADQEQMNTQLKKLLAAKPHIELEKLSLKTSNGESHMRIAVDLTDPGSLDQPSNALVLKTLGEVNAKVVLSKPMIRDLATQQAIREGQTDLKVIAEQAKAASDMASVMAEMMQLAKVDGDNIVSDLHYANEMVDFNGQKMTVQQFVSTIMGKVGALGQQ; encoded by the coding sequence GTGGCGGGCGCATTGATTACCGCGGGTGCCTGGTACACCGGCAATCAACTGGAAGGCGCGCTGAACGATTCGATCAGCAATGCCAATCAGCAACTCGCCAAATCATTCAAGGGCAGTGAAACCAGCGTGACGCTGAAACTGGTCTCGCTGGACAAGCACTTTTTCAGCAGCACCGCGCATTACAGCGTCGATATCCAGAACCTGGCGGACAGCACGCAGAACAGCCAGTTTCTGCTGGTCGATCAGATTGAACACGGTCCAGTCCCGTTGTCCCGCCTGAAAACCCTGAACCTGCTGCCGGTCATGGCCCTGAGCAATTTCCAGCTGGAAAAAAGTCCGAGTTCCGAGAAGTGGTTTGCCATGAGCAAAGACGTCACGCCACTCAAAGGGCAGGCCAGCATCGGCTACGACCGCGCCACCAAGGGCTGGCTGCAGATGGCACCGCTGGAAATGACCGACGTGGACGGCACGTTCAAGTTCTCCGGTCTTGAGCTGAAAACCGAGTTGTCTGCCGATGCTGAAAAATACAGCGCTGTCGGCGACATGGACTCTCTGCAACTCAACGTCGCCTCGCCGGACGGTCCGGTCAATATCGAAATCAAAGGCATGACGTTTGATACGGGCGGCACCAAAGGCAAGTCCAGCTTCTATCTGGGCCATACCAACCTGAAAGCCCAAGGCTTCAATTTCCAGGTGGTCGGCAAGCCACAGGTGCAGATCAAGGATCTGTCTGCCGTCAACCTGACGCAGGAAGACGCGGGCAACCTGGCCGCTCAGGTCAGCTACGACGCCGGCATGATTGCCTATGGCGGCAAGGATGTTGGCGCCGCGCACATGGGCTTCAAAATTGCCAACTTCGACGCGGCGGCCAGCCAGGCGCTGGGCCAGTTCTATCAGGACAAGATCCTGCCGCAACAGCAAGCCGCAGCGGCCCAGGAACAGCCTTTCCGACTCGAGCTGAGCCCTGCCGATCAGGAGCAGATGAATACCCAGCTGAAGAAGCTGTTGGCGGCCAAACCGCATATCGAACTGGAAAAGCTCTCGCTCAAAACCAGCAACGGCGAAAGTCATATGCGCATCGCCGTCGACCTGACTGATCCGGGTTCGCTTGATCAGCCCTCCAATGCGCTGGTGCTGAAAACCCTCGGCGAGGTCAACGCCAAGGTCGTGCTGTCCAAACCGATGATTCGCGATCTCGCCACTCAGCAGGCCATCCGCGAAGGTCAGACCGACCTCAAAGTGATCGCCGAGCAAGCCAAGGCCGCTAGCGACATGGCCAGCGTCATGGCCGAGATGATGCAACTGGCCAAGGTCGACGGCGACAACATCGTTTCCGACCTGCACTACGCCAATGAAATGGTCGACTTCAACGGCCAGAAAATGACCGTGCAACAGTTCGTGAGCACCATCATGGGCAAAGTCGGCGCGCTGGGTCAGCAGTAA